From the Thermococcus sp. 18S1 genome, one window contains:
- a CDS encoding 16S rRNA methyltransferase: MLHLVIAEAELELVPKAILDHPAVVNHARRRGKRPDEILLDSTYHHAAIKKLQDGERRGRPDIVHICLLNALESIANKKGLLRVYVHTRNDEVIYIKPETRIPRNYNRFVGLMESLFRNRAVPKDLELLRIEEKSLEELVEELNPDGVFVMHEEGKPTKPKDFGKILGGLKNPLVIVGGFPHGDFRSETPGEKISIYEAPLMAWTVVNEIIINFEHRVP, encoded by the coding sequence ATGCTCCACCTGGTGATAGCTGAGGCGGAGCTTGAGCTCGTCCCGAAGGCGATACTGGACCATCCAGCCGTTGTGAACCATGCCAGGAGGAGGGGAAAGAGGCCTGACGAGATACTGCTGGACAGTACCTACCACCACGCGGCCATCAAAAAGCTCCAGGACGGCGAGAGGCGCGGGCGGCCGGACATAGTCCACATCTGCCTCCTCAACGCCCTCGAGAGCATTGCCAACAAGAAAGGCCTGCTGAGGGTCTACGTCCACACCAGGAACGACGAAGTGATTTACATCAAGCCAGAGACGAGGATTCCACGGAACTACAACCGCTTCGTTGGGCTGATGGAGAGCCTCTTCAGGAACCGCGCGGTTCCAAAGGACCTGGAACTGCTCCGTATTGAGGAGAAATCCCTTGAGGAGCTCGTGGAGGAGTTAAACCCAGATGGGGTCTTCGTGATGCACGAGGAAGGGAAGCCCACGAAGCCAAAGGACTTTGGGAAGATACTGGGAGGGCTTAAGAACCCACTCGTCATCGTCGGCGGCTTTCCCCACGGGGATTTTAGGAGCGAAACCCCGGGAGAAAAAATAAGCATTTACGAGGCCCCGTTGATGGCCTGGACGGTTGTGAACGAGATAATCATCAACTTTGAGCATCGGGTTCCCTGA
- a CDS encoding sodium:proton antiporter, which translates to MSVTGASNVLVPSVDLLVYVFFVVLAVGLVSLLVSRRFNVSYIPLFMFLGILVGPVLGLLNRNLANELFNYVRVFGLVMILFTEGHTLSWKMLKRNFKTILALDTIGLLLTAFIIGGIFSWLFHVPFIVGFLFGAIIGATDPATLIPLFRQYRVREDIETVIVTESIFNDPMGIVLASVAVAMLVPEASSARFLEAIAGYIGLYPAAVVFFLYQMGASILMGALLGVVGYNILKRTEVRDFPEIVIFSLVMAFGGFLLGELAQASGYLVATVTGIVLGNHKVFFRDDISVVKKVMRAVEREVHFNESLATISTIFIFTLLGASLNPEIIKGHIVQGVIIAFALMLVARPLASLPVLKWRSFKEYLFISLEGPRGVVPAALASLPLTLGITYNNPDLIQWGETILSVTIITVLVTVLVETLWVPILRRELLEVRSIEREMKKAGYKPNS; encoded by the coding sequence ATGTCTGTGACGGGTGCATCGAACGTCCTGGTGCCAAGCGTTGACCTGCTGGTCTACGTGTTCTTCGTCGTCCTTGCGGTGGGACTGGTTTCACTCCTCGTGAGCAGGCGGTTCAACGTATCCTACATTCCCCTCTTCATGTTCCTCGGCATACTGGTCGGCCCCGTTCTGGGGCTCCTTAACCGGAACCTCGCCAACGAGCTCTTCAACTACGTCCGCGTCTTCGGCCTGGTGATGATACTCTTCACCGAGGGGCACACCCTCAGCTGGAAGATGCTCAAGAGGAACTTCAAGACCATACTGGCCCTTGATACCATCGGGCTCCTTCTCACAGCTTTCATCATCGGCGGGATTTTCTCGTGGCTCTTTCACGTGCCCTTCATCGTCGGGTTCCTTTTCGGGGCCATCATAGGCGCCACAGACCCGGCCACGTTAATCCCCCTCTTCAGGCAGTATCGTGTTCGCGAGGACATCGAGACCGTCATCGTCACCGAGTCGATATTCAACGACCCGATGGGAATAGTTCTCGCGTCGGTGGCCGTCGCGATGCTGGTTCCCGAGGCGTCCAGCGCGAGGTTCCTGGAGGCCATAGCGGGCTACATCGGCCTTTATCCAGCGGCCGTCGTCTTCTTCCTGTACCAGATGGGTGCCTCGATACTCATGGGGGCGCTGCTTGGTGTTGTGGGGTACAACATCCTGAAGAGGACTGAGGTTAGGGACTTTCCCGAGATTGTCATATTCTCCCTTGTGATGGCCTTTGGGGGCTTCCTCCTCGGCGAACTGGCCCAGGCCTCGGGCTATCTTGTGGCCACCGTTACGGGCATCGTTCTGGGCAACCATAAGGTCTTCTTCAGGGACGATATCTCAGTGGTCAAGAAGGTCATGCGGGCCGTTGAGAGGGAGGTTCACTTCAACGAGAGCCTCGCGACGATATCCACCATCTTCATCTTCACCCTTCTGGGCGCCAGCCTGAACCCGGAGATAATAAAGGGCCACATCGTCCAGGGCGTTATCATAGCGTTCGCCCTGATGCTGGTCGCCAGGCCCCTCGCATCCCTTCCCGTTCTGAAGTGGCGCTCCTTCAAGGAATACCTGTTCATATCGCTTGAGGGCCCGAGGGGCGTCGTTCCCGCCGCCCTGGCCAGCCTCCCCCTGACCCTCGGAATCACTTACAACAACCCCGACCTGATCCAGTGGGGGGAAACCATCCTCAGCGTCACCATAATCACCGTCCTAGTCACTGTCCTCGTTGAGACCCTCTGGGTTCCGATACTCAGAAGGGAACTGCTCGAGGTGAGGAGCATAGAGAGGGAGATGAAGAAGGCCGGCTACAAACCCAACTCCTAG
- the argF gene encoding ornithine carbamoyltransferase: MVVSLAGRDVLCLQDFTREEIETILKTAEMMKIWNKIGKPHRVLEGKTLAMIFQKPSTRTRISFEVGIYQLGGYGLYLNANDLQLRRGETIADTARVLSRYVDGIMARVFDHQDVVDLAKYADVPVINGLSDFSHPCQALADYQTILEKKGRIAGLKIVYVGDGNNVAHSLMIAGTKLGAHVVVATPEGFEPDEKVIKWAEQNAAESGGSFELLHDPVQAVKDADVIYTDVWASMGQEAEAEERRKIFQPFQVNRDLVKHAKPDYIFMHCLPAHRGEEVTDDVVDSPNSVVFDEAENRLHAQKAVMALIMGGIKV, from the coding sequence ATGGTGGTTAGCCTTGCAGGAAGGGATGTTCTCTGCCTTCAGGACTTTACGAGGGAGGAGATTGAGACTATTCTCAAGACGGCCGAGATGATGAAGATCTGGAACAAAATAGGCAAGCCGCACCGCGTTCTTGAGGGCAAGACCCTGGCCATGATTTTCCAGAAGCCCTCGACCAGGACTAGGATTTCCTTCGAGGTTGGAATCTACCAGCTCGGCGGCTACGGCCTCTACCTCAACGCCAACGACCTCCAGCTGAGGAGGGGCGAGACCATAGCCGACACCGCCCGCGTCCTCAGCAGGTACGTTGATGGGATAATGGCAAGGGTTTTCGACCACCAGGATGTTGTTGACCTCGCCAAGTACGCCGATGTTCCGGTCATCAACGGTCTGAGCGACTTCAGCCACCCGTGCCAGGCTTTAGCGGACTACCAGACCATACTCGAGAAGAAGGGCCGTATAGCTGGCCTCAAGATAGTCTACGTCGGTGACGGAAACAACGTCGCCCACTCGCTCATGATAGCCGGAACCAAGCTCGGCGCCCACGTCGTCGTTGCAACCCCGGAGGGCTTCGAGCCGGACGAGAAGGTCATCAAGTGGGCGGAGCAGAACGCGGCCGAGAGCGGCGGAAGCTTCGAGCTCCTCCACGACCCGGTTCAGGCGGTTAAAGATGCGGACGTCATCTACACCGACGTCTGGGCCAGCATGGGCCAGGAAGCTGAGGCCGAGGAGCGGAGGAAGATATTCCAGCCGTTCCAGGTCAACAGGGACCTCGTCAAGCACGCCAAGCCGGACTACATCTTCATGCACTGCCTCCCGGCCCACAGGGGAGAGGAAGTTACCGACGACGTTGTTGACTCACCGAACAGCGTCGTCTTCGACGAGGCCGAGAACAGGCTCCACGCCCAGAAGGCGGTGATGGCCCTCATCATGGGCGGGATAAAGGTTTAA
- the speB gene encoding agmatinase, which produces MDFLYTYETLKLEFPLTEPEEARFVILGVPFDGTTSFKPGARFGPTLIRHATLNLESYILDYDVDIAELPIADIGDVAVVAGDPRKTADRVRETVEELKRVNPDAIPILLGGEHSQTLGAVEALKPASYVVFDAHLDLRESYEDNPYNHACVARRIGELGVREAMFGIRSGTREEVEYAEREGIAWVHARDYDFDAFVELVKPLPEPVYLSVDIDAFDLSLVPSTGTPEAGGLRFWDVVEAVEWLVENKRIAGFDIMEVAGSELGDVTALTAAKLLFYFIGSMGTRKP; this is translated from the coding sequence ATGGACTTCCTGTACACCTATGAAACGCTTAAGCTTGAATTTCCACTTACTGAGCCCGAAGAGGCCAGATTCGTCATCTTGGGCGTGCCCTTCGACGGAACGACCAGCTTCAAGCCCGGCGCGAGGTTCGGGCCAACGCTCATCAGGCACGCGACGCTCAACCTTGAGAGCTACATCCTCGACTACGACGTTGACATAGCCGAACTCCCCATAGCGGACATCGGGGACGTTGCCGTCGTTGCCGGCGACCCCCGCAAGACCGCGGACAGGGTTAGGGAGACCGTCGAGGAGCTCAAGCGCGTCAATCCGGACGCCATTCCGATACTGCTCGGCGGTGAGCACTCCCAGACCCTCGGAGCCGTTGAGGCGCTCAAGCCGGCCAGCTACGTCGTCTTCGATGCCCATCTCGACCTGCGCGAGAGCTACGAGGACAACCCATACAACCACGCCTGTGTGGCGAGGAGGATAGGCGAGCTGGGAGTCAGGGAGGCGATGTTTGGAATAAGGAGCGGCACGAGGGAGGAGGTCGAGTACGCGGAGAGGGAAGGTATAGCCTGGGTTCACGCGAGGGACTACGACTTCGATGCCTTCGTTGAGCTGGTGAAGCCCCTCCCGGAGCCGGTTTACCTCTCGGTTGATATCGACGCGTTTGACCTTTCGCTCGTCCCCTCAACTGGAACCCCCGAAGCAGGGGGTTTGAGGTTCTGGGACGTCGTCGAAGCCGTTGAATGGCTCGTGGAGAACAAGAGGATAGCCGGCTTTGACATAATGGAGGTCGCGGGGAGCGAGCTTGGTGACGTTACCGCGCTGACGGCGGCAAAGCTGCTGTTCTATTTCATCGGATCGATGGGAACGAGAAAGCCCTGA
- a CDS encoding metallophosphoesterase produces the protein MPIKLPLFRKKVLELLSSTDETKVMHISDTPESAYRFIGGLLERTHPEYVIHTGDLADNIKLERRPDMKPLYVGAVRKLARVLKNSGTELYVVPGNEDEPEVVREFFGESVVEPGTIVEIEGKRFALGHTWREVAGLDADFRLYGHNFKLIDRGLNGVLGVNFVLLPSGKTYRVKYPGGTDFDRGYKMWRGM, from the coding sequence ATGCCGATAAAACTCCCGCTCTTCCGGAAAAAGGTCCTGGAGCTGCTGTCATCCACCGACGAAACCAAGGTCATGCACATCAGCGACACCCCAGAGAGCGCCTACCGTTTCATCGGGGGACTCCTCGAGAGGACTCATCCCGAATACGTTATCCACACTGGCGACCTCGCGGACAACATAAAGCTTGAGCGGAGACCCGACATGAAGCCGCTCTACGTGGGGGCAGTGCGGAAGCTGGCCCGCGTCCTCAAGAACTCCGGGACGGAACTCTACGTGGTCCCCGGCAACGAGGATGAGCCTGAGGTAGTCAGGGAGTTCTTCGGGGAAAGCGTCGTCGAGCCCGGAACTATCGTCGAGATAGAGGGAAAGAGGTTTGCCCTCGGCCACACGTGGAGGGAAGTGGCTGGCCTGGACGCCGATTTTAGACTTTACGGCCACAACTTCAAGCTGATAGACAGGGGTCTGAACGGCGTCCTCGGTGTCAACTTCGTTCTTCTCCCGAGCGGGAAGACCTACCGGGTGAAGTATCCCGGCGGGACGGATTTTGATAGGGGATACAAGATGTGGAGGGGTATGTGA
- a CDS encoding saccharopine dehydrogenase family protein: MKVLVLGAGNVGRAIAWDLRDEFDVHVGDVSDERLKAVSEFATPLKVDASSFDSLVEAMKGFELVVGALPGRFGYQSVKAAIKAGVDMVDVSFMPENPLELRDEAEKAQVTVIFDAGFAPGLSHILMGRIWQEMDELREGYIHVGGLPKEPRPPLYYRITWSPKDLIEEYTRPARVIRGGEVKAVDPFERIERVTVGDFEFEAFVSDGLRSLLESVRAERLEEWTLRWPGHLEKMRVLRELGFFRQEHVDKTLEVIAPLMTYESPDFSIMQVVGRGTLDGEEKEIGYLLYDEEKGGFTSMARVTGFTAAIIARLVAEKGCIFGVIPPEILGMRIDTFERIAGEIADRGIRLERWENAPPGDS, translated from the coding sequence ATGAAGGTTCTCGTTCTCGGCGCCGGAAACGTTGGAAGGGCGATAGCATGGGATTTGAGGGATGAGTTTGACGTTCACGTTGGGGACGTCAGCGATGAGAGACTGAAAGCAGTCTCTGAATTCGCCACGCCCCTGAAAGTTGATGCGTCCAGCTTCGATTCTCTCGTTGAAGCCATGAAGGGCTTTGAGCTGGTGGTGGGCGCACTTCCGGGGAGGTTCGGATACCAGTCAGTGAAAGCGGCAATAAAAGCGGGCGTTGACATGGTCGACGTCTCGTTCATGCCGGAGAACCCGCTGGAGCTTCGCGATGAAGCTGAAAAGGCGCAGGTGACGGTTATATTCGATGCAGGCTTTGCCCCCGGGCTGAGCCACATCTTGATGGGCAGGATATGGCAGGAGATGGACGAGCTGAGGGAGGGCTACATCCACGTCGGCGGCCTCCCAAAGGAGCCCAGGCCGCCACTCTATTACAGAATTACATGGTCGCCGAAGGATTTAATTGAGGAGTACACGAGGCCGGCGCGCGTGATAAGGGGTGGTGAGGTTAAGGCGGTTGACCCCTTCGAGAGGATTGAGAGGGTAACCGTGGGGGACTTTGAGTTCGAGGCCTTCGTGAGCGACGGCCTGAGGAGCCTCCTGGAGAGCGTTAGGGCGGAGAGGCTTGAGGAGTGGACGCTCCGCTGGCCGGGACACCTGGAGAAGATGAGGGTTTTGAGGGAGCTCGGCTTCTTCAGGCAGGAGCACGTTGATAAGACCCTCGAGGTCATAGCCCCGCTCATGACCTACGAGAGTCCAGACTTCTCGATAATGCAGGTGGTCGGAAGGGGAACGCTGGACGGAGAGGAAAAGGAGATAGGCTACCTCCTGTACGACGAGGAGAAAGGTGGCTTCACCTCGATGGCCCGCGTCACGGGATTCACCGCGGCCATAATAGCGAGGCTCGTGGCCGAGAAGGGCTGCATCTTCGGCGTCATCCCGCCGGAGATACTCGGAATGCGCATAGACACCTTTGAGAGAATCGCGGGTGAGATTGCGGACAGGGGCATAAGGTTAGAGAGGTGGGAGAATGCTCCACCTGGTGATAGCTGA
- a CDS encoding RsmB/NOP family class I SAM-dependent RNA methyltransferase — MLERLFSLGYSKKFAERYYELWGERALAIAEAMEKPLPRCFRVNTLRIEVPKLTKLLNKKGFQFKRVPWAREGFCLTREPFSITSTPEYLSGLLYIQEASSMYPPVALEPKPGETVADMAAAPGGKTSYLAQLMENEGIIYAFDVGEERLKETRLNLSRLGVTNTVLIHKSSLHIAELGVEFDKILLDAPCTGSGTIHKNPERKANRTMEDVKFCQGLQMQLIEKALEVLKPGGVLVYSTCSLEPEENEFVVQWVLENFDVELLPLRYGEPALTSPFGIELSEEIRKTRRFYPDRHGTSGFFVAKIKKL, encoded by the coding sequence ATGCTCGAAAGGTTGTTTTCCCTCGGCTACTCCAAGAAATTCGCGGAGCGCTATTACGAGCTCTGGGGCGAGAGGGCTCTAGCCATAGCCGAGGCCATGGAAAAGCCCCTGCCGAGGTGCTTCCGTGTAAACACGCTCAGGATAGAGGTTCCTAAGCTCACCAAGCTCCTCAACAAGAAGGGCTTTCAGTTTAAGAGAGTCCCCTGGGCAAGGGAAGGTTTCTGCCTCACGCGCGAACCCTTTTCAATAACCTCCACGCCGGAATATCTGAGCGGTCTCCTCTACATCCAGGAGGCCAGTTCGATGTATCCGCCGGTGGCGCTCGAACCAAAGCCCGGCGAAACCGTTGCCGACATGGCGGCAGCGCCGGGCGGAAAGACCAGCTACCTCGCCCAGCTGATGGAGAACGAGGGAATAATCTACGCCTTCGATGTTGGTGAGGAGAGGCTGAAGGAGACCCGGCTCAACCTATCGCGCCTTGGAGTTACGAATACCGTACTCATCCACAAGTCCTCACTCCACATAGCCGAGCTGGGCGTCGAGTTCGATAAAATCCTCCTCGACGCACCGTGCACAGGCTCTGGAACGATACACAAGAACCCCGAGAGGAAGGCCAACAGGACGATGGAGGATGTGAAGTTCTGCCAGGGACTGCAGATGCAGCTCATCGAAAAGGCCCTCGAGGTTCTGAAGCCTGGAGGGGTTCTGGTTTACTCGACCTGCTCCCTCGAGCCGGAGGAGAACGAGTTCGTGGTTCAATGGGTTCTTGAAAACTTCGACGTTGAACTGCTCCCGCTCCGCTACGGCGAGCCCGCTTTAACGAGCCCCTTTGGAATCGAGCTCAGCGAGGAGATAAGGAAGACGAGACGCTTTTACCCAGACAGACACGGGACGAGCGGCTTCTTCGTTGCGAAGATTAAGAAACTCTGA
- a CDS encoding sodium-dependent transporter, with protein MRKISFLMAFLIAGYVLGIWNFLVLPKYYITFGLKGFLISLLPMLVAMFLIYSEAESTKKTRYLIYELFFKIARTPALIFSLMMFLMIMLGVTTYYSSYGLALIFGVSSKYIPILAVGTILLSVLMLIMAKGRTLEFISVVSILFVLFTLASAFLIRNQALSMVTAPQAVQYMNGAVSSITSFDLSLTTRGVLFMIVSVFISLGLGAGVYYVLGSFTPEELDLRKVLAAVFVLQIILSFAAAFTVAYSLGAAYQAYGEAFQNPNIPADESMKLFMKFNDLKDYATNSEKSPMDSIEVFYSIPAVLRGNVPNDTTLIALLMLSLYLAGLTTIIILIEMGSQMLSEVMQLGRNQSLGFVGLIGMIVAGAMVVGDVRTMFVVVPFAVAALMAAVESYPLLSSELTHNKAVVSAMMLLLFVSGLATLYYSLTAPKMPVKIGAVLGLVLLVPVLMNGMLLKARR; from the coding sequence ATGCGAAAAATAAGTTTCCTGATGGCGTTCTTAATCGCCGGATACGTCCTTGGAATATGGAACTTCCTGGTTCTGCCAAAGTACTACATAACCTTTGGACTCAAAGGGTTCCTGATTTCACTCCTCCCGATGCTGGTGGCAATGTTCCTGATATACAGCGAGGCTGAGAGCACCAAGAAGACGCGCTACCTCATATACGAGCTGTTCTTTAAGATAGCCAGGACTCCCGCACTGATATTCAGCCTGATGATGTTCCTGATGATAATGCTCGGCGTCACAACCTACTACTCCTCATACGGCCTCGCCCTTATCTTTGGGGTGAGCTCGAAGTACATCCCCATTCTGGCGGTCGGAACGATACTGCTCTCCGTTTTGATGCTCATAATGGCGAAGGGCAGGACCCTCGAGTTCATTTCTGTCGTCTCGATACTCTTTGTTCTTTTCACCCTCGCTTCGGCGTTTCTGATCAGAAACCAGGCGCTCAGCATGGTAACCGCGCCTCAGGCGGTTCAGTACATGAATGGTGCGGTATCCTCAATAACGTCATTTGACCTGTCCCTGACCACGAGGGGAGTCCTCTTCATGATAGTCTCGGTCTTCATATCCCTCGGTCTTGGCGCGGGGGTTTACTACGTCCTGGGCAGCTTCACCCCGGAGGAGCTCGACCTGAGGAAAGTTCTCGCGGCGGTTTTCGTTCTCCAGATAATCCTGAGCTTCGCCGCGGCTTTCACCGTCGCCTACTCCCTGGGCGCCGCCTACCAGGCCTACGGCGAGGCGTTCCAGAACCCGAACATCCCCGCCGATGAATCAATGAAGCTTTTCATGAAGTTCAACGATCTCAAGGACTACGCCACCAACAGCGAAAAGAGCCCGATGGACTCGATAGAGGTCTTCTACTCAATACCCGCCGTCCTGAGGGGCAATGTACCCAACGACACGACCCTCATAGCGCTCCTGATGCTGTCCCTCTATCTAGCCGGCCTCACGACCATAATCATCCTCATCGAGATGGGCAGTCAGATGCTCTCCGAGGTTATGCAGCTTGGAAGAAACCAGAGCCTGGGTTTCGTGGGCCTCATCGGCATGATAGTCGCCGGCGCCATGGTGGTGGGCGACGTCAGGACGATGTTCGTTGTTGTGCCATTTGCCGTGGCGGCGCTCATGGCCGCGGTCGAGAGCTACCCGCTGCTTTCCTCCGAGCTGACACATAATAAGGCTGTAGTCTCTGCCATGATGCTGCTCCTTTTCGTCAGCGGGCTGGCGACCCTCTACTACTCGCTCACCGCCCCGAAGATGCCGGTGAAGATCGGCGCGGTGCTGGGCCTCGTGCTCCTCGTACCTGTGCTCATGAACGGCATGCTGCTGAAGGCCCGTCGATGA
- a CDS encoding translation initiation factor IF-5A: MGDKTKVQVSKLKPGRYILIDGEPCRIGNITVSSPGKHGSAKARIEAVGIFDGKVRSIVKPTSAEVDVPIIDKRTAQIIAMTPDTVQIMDMETYELFDIPLESGVADEVRDQLKEGINVEYWETLGRIKIMRLKGE; the protein is encoded by the coding sequence ATGGGAGACAAGACCAAGGTTCAGGTTAGCAAGCTCAAGCCGGGAAGGTACATCCTCATCGATGGAGAGCCCTGCAGGATCGGCAACATAACCGTTTCCTCACCCGGAAAGCACGGCTCAGCCAAGGCCAGGATCGAGGCCGTTGGAATCTTCGACGGCAAGGTCAGGAGCATCGTCAAGCCCACCAGCGCTGAGGTTGACGTTCCGATCATCGACAAGAGAACCGCTCAGATCATCGCCATGACCCCGGACACCGTCCAGATCATGGACATGGAGACCTACGAGCTCTTCGACATCCCGCTCGAGAGCGGTGTCGCCGACGAAGTCAGGGACCAGCTCAAGGAGGGCATTAACGTCGAGTACTGGGAGACCCTCGGCAGGATCAAGATTATGAGGCTCAAGGGCGAGTGA